In the Acropora muricata isolate sample 2 chromosome 1, ASM3666990v1, whole genome shotgun sequence genome, one interval contains:
- the LOC136925321 gene encoding melatonin receptor type 1A-like, which produces MSLAFRSFSLVVVESLTSAVLVMFAILGNAVLVFAVCRKPRTKSSTMVVVGALALVDVLIASTTGPLFVLSLAMGKLASNNFACQLAGFFAHSLPKASILIMTLTAISRYYCVLKPVVYKRFFTFRRTICYIALVWLFATSEVLTVVVFGQAKIVFNPLVGICVMTRTNRNSQIASTLFHFSFYLVLCLSIICFCYNRVSRFIRQHNANTVSLTAQEINLTRALFVLIFAFGILWLPFCIFIILYRMILPASGFPREMGLAIPYLNYLSSAINPWIYGVMSPLVRNKMKRVFFRPRPLPRVSPEVPNTTTPRAWDQRGETPEERTIHTETRRPRANP; this is translated from the coding sequence ATGTCTCTTGCTTTCAGAAGCTTTAGCCTGGTTGTGGTTGAATCTTTGACCTCTGCAGTGTTGGTGATGTTTGCAATACTCGGAAACGCAGTCCTCGTTTTTGCAGTGTGTCGAAAACCTCGAACGAAAAGCTCCACTATGGTCGTGGTTGGCGCCTTAGCTCTGGTGGATGTGTTGATTGCAAGCACAACGGGTCCACTTTTCGTTTTATCCCTTGCAATGGGAAAGCTCGCCTCAAATAACTTCGCCTGTCAACTTGCTGGTTTCTTTGCACACTCTTTACCCAAGGCATCTATTTTAATCATGACACTTACAGCCATCAGTCGATATTACTGTGTTTTGAAACCCGTTGTATACAAACGTTTTTTCACCTTTCGCCGCACAATTTGCTACATTGCTTTAGTGTGGCTTTTTGCAACCTCAGAGGTTTTGACTGTTGTCGTTTTTGGCCAGGCAAAGATCGTTTTCAACCCGCTTGTTGGTATCTGTGTCATGACTCGTACAAACAGAAATTCACAAATCGCTTCTACTCTGTTTCATTTCTCCTTTTACTTAGTGCTCTGTCTCAGCATCATCTGTTTCTGCTACAATCGAGTGTCTCGGTTCATTCGCCAACACAACGCCAACACTGTTTCCTTGACGGCTCAAGAAATCAATCTGACCCGAGCCCTGTTTGTACTGATATTTGCGTTTGGTATTCTGTGGTTgccattttgtatttttatcatACTCTATCGTATGATTCTGCCAGCGTCCGGCTTCCCTCGGGAAATGGGCCTGGCTATACCATACTTGAATTATTTAAGTTCCGCAATCAACCCTTGGATATATGGCGTAATGAGTCCTCTTGTCCGTAACAAGATGAAGAGGGTGTTCTTTCGACCGAGGCCGCTACCTAGAGTCTCTCCGGAAGTTCCCAACACAACCACACCGCGTGCATGGGATCAGAGAGGAGAAACACCTGAAGAACGCACCATCCACACTGAAACACGACGGCCTAGAGCAAATCCCTGA